The following are from one region of the Heterodontus francisci isolate sHetFra1 chromosome 34, sHetFra1.hap1, whole genome shotgun sequence genome:
- the LOC137348736 gene encoding probable G-protein coupled receptor 139, whose product MAVTDLLVIITVVILNRMSGIYFPGSFLFITPVCRLRLALNYAMIDCSVWFTVAFTLDRFMAICCKKLKVKYCTEKTVARVIGIVSTLSCLKNTFWYFIYEPLYIINSIPRLCNIKLIYYTSPAWASFDWIHRILTACLPFILILLLNALTVRHILAANRVRRRLRTHSNAETQTDPEMERRRNSIVLLFTISGSFILLYLLLLINFLYVRIAKLSYFSGSNFNASNFILQETGIMLQLLSFCVNPFIYAGIQSKFREELKNGVKYLLSLIVKLVK is encoded by the coding sequence ATGGCTGTGACGGatcttctggtcattatcaccgttGTGATTTTAAACCGGATGAGTGGTATTTACTTCCCAGGCAGTTTTCTGTTCATCACCCCGGTGTGCAGGCTCCGTCTTGCCCTAAACTATGCGAtgatagactgttctgtctggtttacggtCGCTTTCACCTTggatcgatttatggccatttgttgtaAGAAGCTGAAagtaaaatattgcaccgagaaaacggtggCACGGGTGATAGGAATCGTGTCTACACTGAGCTGTTTAAAAAACACCTTCTGGTATTTTATATATGAACCTTTGTATATAATTAACTCTATACCACGGCTGTGCAACATAAAGTTAATATATTATACGTCACCTGCATGGGCTTCATTTGACTGGATTCACCGCATTTTAACCgcttgtctcccattcattctgattttactgctcaacgctctgaccgtcagacacattctagCAGCCAATAGAGTCCGCAGGAGACTCCGaacccacagcaatgcagagactcagactgacccagagatggagaggaggagaaactccattgttttactcttcaccatctcgggcagtttcatcctaTTGTATTTGCTACTTCTTATAAATTTCCTCTATGTTCGAATTGCGAAACTTAGTTATTTTTCTGGTTCCAATTTCAATGCATCAAATTTTATTCTGCAGGAGACCGGAATAATGCTTCAGCTTTTGAGTTTCTGTGTTAATCCGTTTATTTATGCAGGGATccagagtaaattcagagaggagttaaagaatggagtgaaatatctACTGAGTCTAATTGTTAAATTGGTTAAATGA